Proteins found in one Zea mays cultivar B73 chromosome 1, Zm-B73-REFERENCE-NAM-5.0, whole genome shotgun sequence genomic segment:
- the LOC100284195 gene encoding Pathogenesis-related protein 1 produces MASANSWTLEIASPVAPQRLFRAAVMDWHTLAPKVASHVVASAQPVEGDGGVGSVRQFNFTSVMPFSFMKERLEFLDADKCECKNTLIEGGGIGVAIETATSHIKVEPAAGGGSVVKVESTYKLLPGVEVKDEIAKAKESVTAIFKGAEAYLVANPDAYN; encoded by the exons ATGGCCTCCGCCAACAGctggaccctcgagatcgcgtcgCCGGTGGCTCCGCAGCGCCTGTTCCGCGCCGCCGTGATGGACTGGCACACCCTGGCGCCCAAGGTCGCCTCCCACGTCGTCGCCAGCGCGCAGCCCGTGGAGGGCGACGGCGGCGTTGGCAGCGTCAGGCAGTTCAACTTCACCTCAG TCATGCCGTTCAGCTTCATGAAGGAGAGGCTCGAGTTCCTGGACGCGGACAAGTGCGAGTGCAAGAACACGCTCATCGAGGGCGGCGGCATCGGCGTCGCCATCGAAACGGCGACGTCGCACATCAAGGTGGAGCCCGCGGCCGGCGGCGGGAGCGTGGTGAAGGTCGAATCCACTTACAAGCTGCTGCCGGGCGTGGAGGTGAAGGACGAGATCGCCAAGGCCAAGGAGTCCGTCACCGCCATCTTCAAGGGTGCCGAGGCCTACCTCGTCGCCAACCCCGACGCCTACAACTAA
- the LOC103634525 gene encoding pathogenesis-related protein 1 — MASTNSWTVEIASPVAAPRLFRAAVMDWHTLAPKVTSHVVASAHPVEGEGGVGSVRQFNFTSAMPFGFVKERLEFLDVDKCECKSTLVEGGGIGVAIETAASHVKVESAAGGGCVVKVDSTYKLLPGVEVQDEITKAKESVTNIFKAAEAYLVANPEAYN; from the exons ATGGCCTCCACCAACAGCTGGACTGTTGAGATCGCCTCGCCTGTCGCCGCGCCGCGCCTCTTCCGCGCCGCCGTGATGGACTGGCACACCCTGGCCCCCAAGGTCACCTCCCACGTCGTCGCCAGCGCCCACCCCGTGGAGGGCGAGGGCGGCGTCGGCAGCGTCAGGCAGTTCAACTTCACCTCAG ccatgccgttcggcttcgtGAAGGAGAGGCTCGAGTTCCTGGACGTGGACAAGTGCGAGTGCAAGTCCACGCTCGTCGAGGGCGGCGGCATCGGCGTGGCCATCGAGACCGCGGCGTCGCACGTCAAGGTGGAGTCCGCGGCGGGCGGCGGCTGCGTGGTGAAGGTGGACTCGACGTACAAGCTGTTGCCCGGCGTGGAGGTGCAGGACGAGATCACTAAAGCCAAGGAGTCGGTCACCAACATCTTCAAGGCTGCCGAGGCCTACCTCGTCGCCAACCCGGAAGCCTACAACTAG